Proteins encoded together in one Kutzneria kofuensis window:
- a CDS encoding ABC transporter permease: MTAPMDVPGDAVQAEPEAVLAGMGKAIEGRSLRQIAWMRLRRDKVAMTGGVVVAVLVVAAAAAFVLDRVFGLIPTTQFNQSLIDPDLQIPKGFFGGLSADHPLGVEPVNGRDLLARIFAGSWVSLLIAFLSTVVSVVIGTVMGVIAGFFGGWVDTLISRLMDVFLAFPLLLFSLALAGVVPDNAFGLSGDALRIALLIFIIGFFNWSYIGRIIRGQTLSLREREFVDAARSLGARAPHILFRELLPNLAAPILVYSTLLIPTNVLFESALSFLGVGVRPPTPTWGGMLSDATQYYQIDPEFMLVPGLAIFITVLAFNLFGDGLRDALDPRAR; this comes from the coding sequence ATGACGGCGCCCATGGATGTTCCGGGCGACGCGGTCCAGGCTGAGCCTGAGGCCGTGCTGGCCGGGATGGGCAAGGCGATCGAGGGCCGCTCGCTGCGGCAGATCGCCTGGATGCGACTGCGGCGGGACAAGGTGGCGATGACCGGCGGTGTGGTCGTCGCGGTCCTGGTCGTCGCGGCCGCGGCGGCGTTCGTGCTCGACCGGGTGTTCGGCCTCATCCCCACCACGCAGTTCAACCAGTCGCTGATCGACCCCGACCTGCAGATCCCGAAGGGCTTCTTCGGCGGCCTGAGCGCCGACCACCCGCTCGGCGTGGAACCGGTCAACGGCCGCGACCTGCTGGCCCGCATCTTCGCCGGCTCCTGGGTGTCACTGCTGATCGCCTTCCTGTCCACGGTGGTGTCGGTGGTCATCGGCACCGTCATGGGCGTGATCGCCGGCTTCTTCGGCGGCTGGGTGGACACGCTGATCAGCCGGCTGATGGACGTCTTCCTGGCGTTCCCGCTGCTGCTGTTCTCGCTGGCGCTGGCCGGCGTCGTCCCGGACAACGCCTTCGGCCTGTCCGGCGACGCGCTGCGCATCGCCCTGCTGATCTTCATCATCGGCTTCTTCAACTGGTCGTACATCGGCCGGATCATCCGCGGCCAGACGCTGTCGCTGCGCGAGCGCGAGTTCGTCGACGCCGCTCGCAGCCTCGGCGCGCGGGCCCCGCACATCCTGTTCCGGGAGCTGCTGCCCAACCTGGCCGCGCCGATCCTGGTGTACTCCACGCTGCTGATCCCGACGAACGTGCTGTTCGAGTCGGCGCTGTCGTTCCTCGGCGTCGGCGTCCGTCCGCCGACCCCGACCTGGGGCGGCATGCTGTCCGACGCGACGCAGTACTACCAGATCGACCCCGAGTTCATGCTCGTGCCCGGTCTGGCGATCTTCATCACCGTGTTGGCGTTCAACCTGTTCGGTGACGGTCTGCGCGACGCGCTCGACCCACGTGCCCGATGA
- a CDS encoding ABC transporter substrate-binding protein, which translates to MKRKRVMAAVAVATALATGLTACGGGSGSSGSGGSASAFNAANGKVVNPSDAKGGTIRMANSGDWDSLDPADMYYGYEWNFARLTGRGLLMFASAPGQEGTKLVPDLATSLGQSSDGGKTWTYKLRTGVKFEDGATVTSKDVKYAVERSLDKSVFPDGPTYFNDYLDLQGYTSPYNDPSADKLGLKAIETPDDTTIVFHLKTAFSGFDYFAALPSTQPVQQAKDTGSKYKEHVVSTGPYKFAENNLGKNFKLVRNDQWDAKTDPNRKALPDEIDVSLNTNADDIDSRLISGDLDVDIAGTGVQAAAQGKILANPQQKAQADNPVSDRLWYAGINGDVAPLDNVHCRRAVEYAADKTSYQAAYGGPTGGEIATNLLPPVTQGAQKFDTYPTPNNAGDEAKAKQELQACGQPSGFSTNISYRAERPKEKAAAEALQQSLSKVGIKLTIKPYPQGDYFKLYAGKPDFAKNNGLGIMLTGWQGDWTDGFGFLAQIVDSRVIRATGGNTNLTVKDPAVDAAIDKALTTSDTDARNKAWVDVDKKVMDNAWILPGIWAKALLYRPKNLTNVFVNDAYGMYDYLALGVKK; encoded by the coding sequence ATGAAGAGAAAGCGGGTCATGGCGGCGGTCGCCGTCGCCACCGCGCTCGCCACGGGCCTGACCGCCTGCGGCGGCGGCTCCGGCTCGTCCGGCTCCGGCGGCTCCGCCAGCGCGTTCAACGCCGCCAACGGCAAGGTGGTCAACCCCTCGGACGCCAAGGGCGGCACCATCCGGATGGCCAACTCCGGCGACTGGGACTCGCTGGACCCGGCCGACATGTACTACGGCTACGAGTGGAACTTCGCCCGGCTGACCGGGCGAGGCCTGCTCATGTTCGCCTCGGCCCCCGGCCAGGAGGGCACCAAGCTGGTGCCGGACCTGGCGACCTCGCTGGGCCAGTCCAGCGACGGCGGCAAGACCTGGACCTACAAGCTGCGCACCGGCGTCAAGTTCGAGGACGGCGCGACCGTCACGTCCAAGGACGTCAAGTACGCGGTCGAGCGGTCGCTGGACAAGAGCGTGTTCCCCGACGGGCCCACGTACTTCAACGACTACCTCGACCTGCAGGGCTACACCTCGCCCTACAACGACCCGTCGGCGGACAAGCTGGGCCTGAAGGCCATCGAGACGCCGGACGACACCACCATCGTCTTCCACCTGAAGACGGCGTTCTCCGGCTTCGACTACTTCGCGGCGCTGCCCTCCACGCAGCCCGTGCAGCAGGCCAAGGACACCGGCTCCAAGTACAAGGAGCACGTGGTCTCCACCGGCCCGTACAAGTTCGCCGAGAACAACCTGGGCAAGAACTTCAAGCTGGTCCGCAACGACCAGTGGGACGCCAAGACCGACCCGAACCGCAAGGCGCTGCCGGACGAGATCGACGTCTCGCTCAACACCAACGCCGACGACATCGACTCCCGCCTGATCTCCGGCGACCTCGACGTCGACATCGCCGGCACCGGCGTGCAGGCGGCGGCCCAGGGCAAGATCCTGGCCAACCCGCAGCAGAAGGCCCAGGCGGACAACCCGGTCAGCGACCGGCTCTGGTACGCCGGCATCAACGGCGACGTCGCCCCGCTGGACAACGTGCACTGCCGCCGGGCCGTGGAGTACGCCGCGGACAAGACGTCCTACCAGGCCGCGTACGGCGGCCCGACCGGCGGCGAGATCGCCACCAACCTGCTGCCCCCGGTCACCCAGGGCGCGCAGAAGTTCGACACCTACCCGACGCCGAACAACGCCGGTGACGAGGCCAAGGCCAAGCAGGAGCTGCAGGCCTGCGGCCAGCCCAGCGGCTTCAGCACCAACATCTCCTACCGGGCCGAGCGGCCGAAGGAGAAGGCGGCGGCCGAGGCGCTGCAGCAGTCGCTGTCCAAGGTCGGCATCAAGCTGACGATCAAGCCGTACCCGCAGGGCGACTACTTCAAGCTGTACGCGGGCAAGCCGGACTTCGCCAAGAACAACGGCCTGGGCATCATGCTCACCGGCTGGCAGGGCGACTGGACCGACGGCTTCGGCTTCCTGGCGCAGATCGTGGACAGCCGCGTCATCCGGGCCACCGGCGGCAACACGAACCTGACGGTCAAGGACCCGGCGGTCGACGCGGCGATCGACAAGGCCCTCACCACCTCCGACACCGACGCCCGCAACAAGGCGTGGGTGGACGTGGACAAGAAGGTCATGGACAACGCGTGGATCCTGCCCGGCATCTGGGCCAAGGCCCTGCTGTACCGGCCGAAGAACCTGACCAACGTGTTCGTCAACGACGCGTACGGCATGTACGACTACCTCGCGCTCGGCGTGAAGAAGTAG
- a CDS encoding enoyl-CoA hydratase-related protein → MASYQHILLDRAGATARITMNRPSRRNSLSEDHLRELLDAVRSVAATDATGLVLAAAGPVFSAGHDFGDVSARDLLGVRELLAVCTELMRALQSAPQVVVARVHSLATAAGCQLVASCDLAVAAESAGFALPGGNGGWFCHTPSVPVARAIGRKRLMEMALTGDPVDARTALEWGLVNRVVPDDELDAAVDELLARATRGSRASKALGKRTLYAQLDRPEADAYALALEVMAAASQLPDAREGMAAFLEKRRPTWTN, encoded by the coding sequence ATGGCCTCCTACCAGCACATCCTGCTCGACCGTGCCGGGGCGACGGCACGGATCACCATGAACCGCCCGTCCCGGCGCAATTCGCTGTCCGAAGACCACCTCCGTGAACTCCTCGACGCCGTGCGGTCGGTGGCCGCCACCGACGCGACCGGCCTGGTGCTGGCCGCCGCCGGCCCGGTGTTCTCCGCCGGCCACGACTTCGGCGACGTGTCCGCCCGCGACCTCCTCGGTGTCCGCGAGTTGCTGGCCGTCTGCACGGAGCTCATGCGTGCTCTCCAGTCCGCGCCCCAGGTGGTCGTCGCCCGGGTCCACAGCCTCGCGACGGCCGCCGGCTGCCAGCTGGTGGCCTCCTGCGACCTGGCCGTGGCCGCGGAGTCGGCCGGCTTCGCCCTCCCGGGCGGCAACGGCGGCTGGTTCTGCCACACCCCGTCGGTGCCGGTGGCGCGGGCCATCGGCCGCAAGCGGCTGATGGAGATGGCGCTGACCGGCGACCCCGTCGACGCTCGCACGGCGCTGGAGTGGGGCCTGGTCAACCGCGTCGTCCCCGACGACGAGTTGGACGCCGCCGTGGACGAGTTGTTGGCCCGGGCCACCCGGGGGAGTCGGGCCAGCAAGGCCCTCGGCAAGCGCACGTTGTACGCCCAGCTCGACCGCCCCGAGGCCGACGCCTACGCCCTGGCGCTGGAGGTCATGGCCGCCGCGTCGCAGCTGCCGGACGCCCGCGAGGGCATGGCCGCCTTCCTGGAGAAACGCCGCCCCACCTGGACCAACTGA